The Diorhabda sublineata isolate icDioSubl1.1 chromosome 6, icDioSubl1.1, whole genome shotgun sequence genome includes a window with the following:
- the LOC130445111 gene encoding coiled-coil domain-containing protein 42 homolog: MTKMEKIYPEFDVVHSEDAKSELSKLQIRLHGAEKMLGSKRKNLVEVRKSLDIQWKELNEKEKQLRENFIHFDQFITENMEKRERAEKKIKDDKILCEQRRKDIEKCEKDYIALKEAKFEMDKKIKEYKLYENFLDKVVDTSQEFISIQDMINRYMTLLSAKLSLAKLQEQNLVALERAKSDMMKLIEEKNFIIMGLNNQIANLQSRFENAKIKSIDCEHLVLKIKNNAVLQLHEIDEVKSSIWNLYTHMAQSKEHPIKIDKDNVEEQVMYIKRTLTELAKVNQILRKRAKAALKTKSKT, translated from the exons ATGACAAAAATGGAAAA AATATATCCTGAGTTTGACGTGGTTCATTCTGAAGATGCTAAATCGGAATTGTCTAAATTGCAAATAAGGTTACACGGTGCCGAAAAAATGTTGGGTTCAAAACGTAAAAATCTCGTTGAAGTTAGAAAAAGTCTAGATATACAGTGGAAGGAATTgaacgaaaaagaaaaacaattgagagaaaatttcatacattttgatCAA TTTATAACGGAAAACATGGAGAAACGAGAAAGAGCAGAAAAGAAGATAAAAGACGATAAGATATTATGCGAACAAAGACgtaaagatattgaaaaatgcgAAAAAGATTATATCGCTTTGAAAGAGGCAAAATTtgaaatggataaaaaaatcaaagaatataaGTTATATGAG aatttcttAGATAAAGTAGTCGATACTTCGCAAGAATTTATATCGATTCaagatatgataaatcgataTATGACACTGTTAAGCGCCAAACTGAGTTTAGCCAAACTCCAAGAACAAAATCTTGTAGCTTTAGAAAGGGCAAAGAGTGATATG ATGAAACTaatcgaagaaaaaaacttCATAATAATGGGTTTGAACAATCAAATAGCAAATCTTCAATCAAGATTCGAAAATGCGAAGATTAAATCAATCGATTGCGAACATCTCGtgcttaaaattaaaaacaatgcG GTTTTACAACTACACGAAATAGACGAAGTTAAATCATCAATTTGGAATTTGTATACTCATATGGCTCAATCGAAAGAGCATCCTATCAAGATCGACAAAGATAACGTGGAAGAGCAAGTCATGTATATCAAACGAACCCTCACGGAGTTGGCTAAAGTTAatcaaatattgagaaaaagaGCCAAAGCCGCTCTTAAAACTAAGTCGAAAACATAG
- the LOC130446087 gene encoding focal adhesion kinase 1 isoform X1: MDNSDKILQTNLMMADKATVKVHLPNGGFNVIRYSDTVEIKGIIQTVTERLAPGERYYNGLYALRLSRASLTEIHWLHQDTTMKQVQEKYLTKHPYSEWRYDLRIRYLPPNLKDFYEKDKVTFYYYYDQVRSDYHAEFHKKIDQDTAIQLCCLEIQKYLKDRPQHTQEKKFNLEYLEKEIGMQKFLPNGILEKMKSKSLRKSIQMQLKKISHLSVVESAFKYLEILKHHINFDQERFRVDFGSSFTVPVELVIGPTIGISHSVDSKKIADFDQIRAIQILVNDYRANTKATVQLKIAGSQDLVFFSCTNLEIAESLADLLDGYCRLHSHSQKSIWNQKDTKDYISLKSQCSDGDTYSTRTMLSEDYAEIVEEGDYSIPAVKNYELVRTQIELQDILGEGQFGDVHKGIFKTKDGVCIPIAVKTCKGDADLATTEKFLEEAYIMQKFDHQHIIKLIGVCSESPVWIVMELAKLGELRSYLQKNKNRLDLSTLLLYAFQLSTALSYLESKKYVHRDIAARNVLVSNDKCVKLADFGLSRWMGDDQSYYKASKGKLPIKWMSPESINFRRFTTASDVWMFGVCIWEILMFGIKPFQGVKNNDVIGKIENGERLALPPNCPPRLYSLMSQCWSYEPSKRPNFKDIKEILQEILYEERSVQQDTLRRENRKMAAMSWGPNDDFLPPPKPSRYPMHAMDVLSLQEDLPQPVVSQTYIVAQNPEVLAHLMKENECRGFSAAGYTTPASVFNTVAVNFQKKDTIDPILVTEPIPIQNLQKLDPEVPETPESDKKICTIERTSSRSSTNSNTPKTGSLERNLSGGSPQLGNTLERNTIPQSVSGVFSPKLGSLERKSHNTSSRMGSLERQQKFPSRMGSLDRNTHLQTCSYDISKIPGFHQFNDKGGQYSEENIYDFGGADVKSCAHKQQFFVQKYASQCIPSTYEDQMLSEESKYENSVPFDIELKKKLKQQQEESEEDSKWLSESETHLKRLSMNQEQDATENRPISYLNFEDCERSNGALHVDLHSSTDSVNSQMLNENKDSVSQCESSVNEKDKKELTQNPTANLDRTHDRVYECTTDVVRAVMTLSQGVQQAAADDYLDLVKKVGIELRSLLSSVDNIVSYFPTIVQREVEMAHKVLSKDMAELVNAMKLAQQYSSTTLDAEYRKGMLGAAHILAMDSKNLLDVVDSIRLRHPQISSQIFKPEETSSDCEKNPIIEDEEKCDSMQLYSSSPTPISCTPLYTDNQSTSCSDKILNN, translated from the exons ATGGATAATTCCGACAAGATATTACAAACTAATTTAATGATGGCAGATAAGGCTACCGTAAAG GTTCATCTTCCAAATGGAGGTTTCAACGTGATTCGGTACAGTGATACAGTTGAAATTAAAGGAATAATCCAGACTGTTACCGAACGATTAGCGCCAGGAGAAAGATACTATAACGGGCTTTACGCTTTAAGATTATCCAGGGCGTCTTTAACAGAG ATCCATTGGCTACATCAGGATACCACAATGAAACAAGTACAAGAAAAGTATCTAACAAAACATCCTTACTCAGAATGGAGATATGATCTGAGGATCCGTTATCTACCCCCTAATCTAAAGGACTTTTATGAAAAAGATAAAGTTACCTTCTATTATTATTACGATCAG gtGCGAAGTGATTACCACGCTGAATTTCACAAAAAGATTGATCAAGACACTGCGATCCAATTGTGCTGTTTGGAGATTCAGAAATATCTGAAAGACAGGCCCCAGCATACTCaggagaaaaaattcaatttggaatatttggaaaaagaaataGGAATGCAGAAGTTTCTTCCCAACGGTATATTGGAAAAGATGAAATCGAAATCATTGAGGAAATCCATACAGAtgcaactgaaaaaaatttctcatctTTCTGTTGTTGAAAGTgcattcaaatatttagaaatcCTCAAACATCACATAAACTTCGACCAAGAACGATTCAGAGTGGATTTCGGTTCTAGTTTTACGGTTCCAGTAGAATTGGTGATTGGTCCGACAATTGGAATATCTCATTCAGTTGATTCTAAGAAGATTGCCGATTTTGATCAGATCAGAGCAATCCAGATACTTGTAAACGATTACAGAGCCAATACCAAAGCTACTGTACAGTTAAAAATAGCAGGATCGCAAGATTTGGTTTTTTTCTCTTGTACTAATTTGGAGATAGCAGAAAGTCTGGCAGATTTATTAGATGGATATTGTAGATTACATTCGCATTCCCAAAAATCGATTTGGAATCAAAAAG ATACCAAAGATTACATTTCGCTAAAATCTCAATGTTCGGATGGAGACACTTACTCCACAAGAACAATGTTGTCTGAAGATTACGCCGAAATTGTAGAGGAGGGAGATTACTCCATACCTGCAG ttaaaaattatgAACTTGTCAGAACTCAGATAGAATTGCAGGATATATTGGGAGAGGGCCAGTTCGGTGACGTACATAAAGGCatattcaaaacaaaagatGGCGTTTGCATTCCAATTGCTGTTAAAACATGTAAAGGAGATGCTGATCTTGCTACTACAGAAAAATTCTTAGAAGAAGCTT atataatgCAGAAATTCGATCACCAGCACATTATCAAATTGATAGGAGTGTGTTCTGAATCTCCGGTGTGGATAGTGATGGAACTAGCTAAATTAGGAGAGTTGCGatcttatttacaaaaaaataagaatcgatTAGATCTCTCGACACTTTTACTTTATGCATTCCAATTATCGACAGCTTTAAGTTACTTAGAATCTAAGAAATATGTACACAGAGATATAGCTGCTAGGAACGTGCTTGTTAGTAATGACAAGTGTGTAAAATTGGCGGATTTCGGTTTGTCCAGGTGGATGGGAGACGATCAAAGTTACTATAAAGCCTCCAAAGGGAAATTACCAATCAAGTGGATGAGTCCGGAAAGTATTAATTTCAGGAGATTTACCACAGCTAGTGATGTCTGGATGTTCG gcGTTTGTATCTGGGAAATTCTAATGTTTGGAATCAAACCTTTCCAAGGTGTTAAAAACAACGACGTCATAGGAAAAATAGAGAATGGAGAACGTTTAGCTTTACCTCCAAATTGCCCTCCACGTTTATATTCTCTAATGTCACAGTGTTGGTCGTACGAACCCAGTAAAAGACCGAATTTTAAAGATATCAAAGAAATACTAcaagaaattttatatgaagAAAGAAGCGTACAACAAGATACTTTaagaagagaaaatagaaaaatggcAGCCATGTCTTGGGGTCCTAACGATGATTTTCTACCACCACCAAAACCTTCTCGATACCCCATGCACg caaTGGATGTTTTGTCACTTCAAGAAGACCTTCCTCAGCCTGTAGTATCCCAAACTTACATAGTGGCGCAAAATCCGGAGGTCCTGGCTCATCTAATGAAAGAAAACGAATGCAGAGGCTTCAGTGCAGCAGGTTACACCACACCAGCTTCGGTATTTAACACAGTAGCTGTAAACTTCCAAAAAAAGGATACCATTGATCCCATTCTCGTAACAGAACCAATACCTATCCAAAATCTCCAGAAACTCGATCCAGAGGTTCCCGAAACTCCCGAAtccgataaaaaaatttgtacaatcGAAAGAACGTCGTCGCGTTCCAGTACGAATAGCAATACTCCAAAAACGGGATCGTTGGAAAGGAATTTGTCAGGAGGATCTCCCCAATTGGGGAATACATTGGAACGTAATACGATTCCGCAAAGCGTTTCGGGCGTTTTTAGTCCCAAGCTCGGTTCTTTGGAAAGAAAATCGCACAATACTTCATCGAGAATGGGATCGTTGGAACGTCAACAAAAATTCCCGTCTCGAATGGGATCTCTGGATCGAAACACCCATTTACAAACCTGTAGTTACGATATTAGTAAAATCCCCGGTTTTCATCAGTTTAATGATAAGGGAGGTCaatattcagaagaaaatatatacgaTTTCGGCGGGGCGGATGTAAAAAGTTGCGCTCATAAACAGCAATTTTTCGTGCAAAAATATGCGTCTCAG TGTATTCCATCCACTTACGAAGATCAAATGCTATCAGAAGAAAGTAAATACGAAAATTCAGTTCCCTTCGACattgaactgaaaaaaaaactcaaacaacAGCAAGAAGAATCCGAAGAGGATTCCAAATGGTTATCGGAATCCGAAACACatttg AAAAGGCTGAGTATGAATCAAGAACAAGATGCTACGGAAAATCGACCTATTAGTTACCTGAATTTTGAGGATTGTGAAAGAAGCAACGGAGCTTTACATGTAGATTTACACAGCAGTACGGATTCAGTAAATAGCCAGATGCTTAATGAGAATAAAGACTCTGTGTCTCAATGTGAATCATCCGTAAACGAAAAGGATAAAAAG GAATTGACTCAAAATCCGACGGCGAATCTCGATCGTACCCACGACCGTGTGTACGAATGTACAACTGATGTAGTCAGGGCCGTAATGACCCTATCGCAGGGCGTCCAACAAGCGGCCGCCGATGATTATTTGGATCTAGTCAAAAAAGTCGGAATAGAACTTCGATCTCTACTTAGTAGCGTTGATAATATCGTATCGTATTTCCCAACAATAGTCCAAAGGGAAGTCGAAATGGCCcataaagttttatcaaaagATATGGCCGAATTGGTTAACGCTATGAAATTAGCGCAACAGTACAGCAGTACTACTTTAGATGCCGAATACAGAAA AGGTATGCTAGGTGCAGCTCACATCCTAGCTATGGATTCCAAAAATCTACTAGACGTCGTCGATTCTATAAGACTGCGGCATCCTCAAATTAGTTCACAAATATTCAAACCAGAAGAAACTTCTTCCGATTGTGAGAAAAATCCCATAATCGAAGATGAAGAAAAGTGTGATAGTATGCAGCTTTATTCTAGTTCGCCCACTCCTATATCTTGTACTCCCCTGTATACAGATAACCAATCGACTTCGTGttctgataaaattttaaataattaa
- the LOC130446087 gene encoding focal adhesion kinase 1 isoform X2 — protein MDNSDKILQTNLMMADKATVKVHLPNGGFNVIRYSDTVEIKGIIQTVTERLAPGERYYNGLYALRLSRASLTEIHWLHQDTTMKQVQEKYLTKHPYSEWRYDLRIRYLPPNLKDFYEKDKVTFYYYYDQVRSDYHAEFHKKIDQDTAIQLCCLEIQKYLKDRPQHTQEKKFNLEYLEKEIGMQKFLPNGILEKMKSKSLRKSIQMQLKKISHLSVVESAFKYLEILKHHINFDQERFRVDFGSSFTVPVELVIGPTIGISHSVDSKKIADFDQIRAIQILVNDYRANTKATVQLKIAGSQDLVFFSCTNLEIAESLADLLDGYCRLHSHSQKSIWNQKDTKDYISLKSQCSDGDTYSTRTMLSEDYAEIVEEGDYSIPAVKNYELVRTQIELQDILGEGQFGDVHKGIFKTKDGVCIPIAVKTCKGDADLATTEKFLEEAYIMQKFDHQHIIKLIGVCSESPVWIVMELAKLGELRSYLQKNKNRLDLSTLLLYAFQLSTALSYLESKKYVHRDIAARNVLVSNDKCVKLADFGLSRWMGDDQSYYKASKGKLPIKWMSPESINFRRFTTASDVWMFGVCIWEILMFGIKPFQGVKNNDVIGKIENGERLALPPNCPPRLYSLMSQCWSYEPSKRPNFKDIKEILQEILYEERSVQQDTLRRENRKMAAMSWGPNDDFLPPPKPSRYPMHAMDVLSLQEDLPQPVVSQTYIVAQNPEVLAHLMKENECRGFSAAGYTTPASCIPSTYEDQMLSEESKYENSVPFDIELKKKLKQQQEESEEDSKWLSESETHLKRLSMNQEQDATENRPISYLNFEDCERSNGALHVDLHSSTDSVNSQMLNENKDSVSQCESSVNEKDKKELTQNPTANLDRTHDRVYECTTDVVRAVMTLSQGVQQAAADDYLDLVKKVGIELRSLLSSVDNIVSYFPTIVQREVEMAHKVLSKDMAELVNAMKLAQQYSSTTLDAEYRKGMLGAAHILAMDSKNLLDVVDSIRLRHPQISSQIFKPEETSSDCEKNPIIEDEEKCDSMQLYSSSPTPISCTPLYTDNQSTSCSDKILNN, from the exons ATGGATAATTCCGACAAGATATTACAAACTAATTTAATGATGGCAGATAAGGCTACCGTAAAG GTTCATCTTCCAAATGGAGGTTTCAACGTGATTCGGTACAGTGATACAGTTGAAATTAAAGGAATAATCCAGACTGTTACCGAACGATTAGCGCCAGGAGAAAGATACTATAACGGGCTTTACGCTTTAAGATTATCCAGGGCGTCTTTAACAGAG ATCCATTGGCTACATCAGGATACCACAATGAAACAAGTACAAGAAAAGTATCTAACAAAACATCCTTACTCAGAATGGAGATATGATCTGAGGATCCGTTATCTACCCCCTAATCTAAAGGACTTTTATGAAAAAGATAAAGTTACCTTCTATTATTATTACGATCAG gtGCGAAGTGATTACCACGCTGAATTTCACAAAAAGATTGATCAAGACACTGCGATCCAATTGTGCTGTTTGGAGATTCAGAAATATCTGAAAGACAGGCCCCAGCATACTCaggagaaaaaattcaatttggaatatttggaaaaagaaataGGAATGCAGAAGTTTCTTCCCAACGGTATATTGGAAAAGATGAAATCGAAATCATTGAGGAAATCCATACAGAtgcaactgaaaaaaatttctcatctTTCTGTTGTTGAAAGTgcattcaaatatttagaaatcCTCAAACATCACATAAACTTCGACCAAGAACGATTCAGAGTGGATTTCGGTTCTAGTTTTACGGTTCCAGTAGAATTGGTGATTGGTCCGACAATTGGAATATCTCATTCAGTTGATTCTAAGAAGATTGCCGATTTTGATCAGATCAGAGCAATCCAGATACTTGTAAACGATTACAGAGCCAATACCAAAGCTACTGTACAGTTAAAAATAGCAGGATCGCAAGATTTGGTTTTTTTCTCTTGTACTAATTTGGAGATAGCAGAAAGTCTGGCAGATTTATTAGATGGATATTGTAGATTACATTCGCATTCCCAAAAATCGATTTGGAATCAAAAAG ATACCAAAGATTACATTTCGCTAAAATCTCAATGTTCGGATGGAGACACTTACTCCACAAGAACAATGTTGTCTGAAGATTACGCCGAAATTGTAGAGGAGGGAGATTACTCCATACCTGCAG ttaaaaattatgAACTTGTCAGAACTCAGATAGAATTGCAGGATATATTGGGAGAGGGCCAGTTCGGTGACGTACATAAAGGCatattcaaaacaaaagatGGCGTTTGCATTCCAATTGCTGTTAAAACATGTAAAGGAGATGCTGATCTTGCTACTACAGAAAAATTCTTAGAAGAAGCTT atataatgCAGAAATTCGATCACCAGCACATTATCAAATTGATAGGAGTGTGTTCTGAATCTCCGGTGTGGATAGTGATGGAACTAGCTAAATTAGGAGAGTTGCGatcttatttacaaaaaaataagaatcgatTAGATCTCTCGACACTTTTACTTTATGCATTCCAATTATCGACAGCTTTAAGTTACTTAGAATCTAAGAAATATGTACACAGAGATATAGCTGCTAGGAACGTGCTTGTTAGTAATGACAAGTGTGTAAAATTGGCGGATTTCGGTTTGTCCAGGTGGATGGGAGACGATCAAAGTTACTATAAAGCCTCCAAAGGGAAATTACCAATCAAGTGGATGAGTCCGGAAAGTATTAATTTCAGGAGATTTACCACAGCTAGTGATGTCTGGATGTTCG gcGTTTGTATCTGGGAAATTCTAATGTTTGGAATCAAACCTTTCCAAGGTGTTAAAAACAACGACGTCATAGGAAAAATAGAGAATGGAGAACGTTTAGCTTTACCTCCAAATTGCCCTCCACGTTTATATTCTCTAATGTCACAGTGTTGGTCGTACGAACCCAGTAAAAGACCGAATTTTAAAGATATCAAAGAAATACTAcaagaaattttatatgaagAAAGAAGCGTACAACAAGATACTTTaagaagagaaaatagaaaaatggcAGCCATGTCTTGGGGTCCTAACGATGATTTTCTACCACCACCAAAACCTTCTCGATACCCCATGCACg caaTGGATGTTTTGTCACTTCAAGAAGACCTTCCTCAGCCTGTAGTATCCCAAACTTACATAGTGGCGCAAAATCCGGAGGTCCTGGCTCATCTAATGAAAGAAAACGAATGCAGAGGCTTCAGTGCAGCAGGTTACACCACACCAGCTTCG TGTATTCCATCCACTTACGAAGATCAAATGCTATCAGAAGAAAGTAAATACGAAAATTCAGTTCCCTTCGACattgaactgaaaaaaaaactcaaacaacAGCAAGAAGAATCCGAAGAGGATTCCAAATGGTTATCGGAATCCGAAACACatttg AAAAGGCTGAGTATGAATCAAGAACAAGATGCTACGGAAAATCGACCTATTAGTTACCTGAATTTTGAGGATTGTGAAAGAAGCAACGGAGCTTTACATGTAGATTTACACAGCAGTACGGATTCAGTAAATAGCCAGATGCTTAATGAGAATAAAGACTCTGTGTCTCAATGTGAATCATCCGTAAACGAAAAGGATAAAAAG GAATTGACTCAAAATCCGACGGCGAATCTCGATCGTACCCACGACCGTGTGTACGAATGTACAACTGATGTAGTCAGGGCCGTAATGACCCTATCGCAGGGCGTCCAACAAGCGGCCGCCGATGATTATTTGGATCTAGTCAAAAAAGTCGGAATAGAACTTCGATCTCTACTTAGTAGCGTTGATAATATCGTATCGTATTTCCCAACAATAGTCCAAAGGGAAGTCGAAATGGCCcataaagttttatcaaaagATATGGCCGAATTGGTTAACGCTATGAAATTAGCGCAACAGTACAGCAGTACTACTTTAGATGCCGAATACAGAAA AGGTATGCTAGGTGCAGCTCACATCCTAGCTATGGATTCCAAAAATCTACTAGACGTCGTCGATTCTATAAGACTGCGGCATCCTCAAATTAGTTCACAAATATTCAAACCAGAAGAAACTTCTTCCGATTGTGAGAAAAATCCCATAATCGAAGATGAAGAAAAGTGTGATAGTATGCAGCTTTATTCTAGTTCGCCCACTCCTATATCTTGTACTCCCCTGTATACAGATAACCAATCGACTTCGTGttctgataaaattttaaataattaa